The following proteins are encoded in a genomic region of Arcobacter suis CECT 7833:
- a CDS encoding methionine ABC transporter ATP-binding protein has translation MIKIKNLNKHYGDIKVLNDISIDIKKGEIFAIVGHSGAGKSTLMRCINGLENYTNGSLKVNDKEIKDLQKNELREFRKNVGMIFQHFSLIQRKTVFENIALPMQLWGYKKEEILKKVNDLLVLVGLEKKIDSYPNQLSGGQKQRVAIARALTLDPDILLSDEATSALDPNTTTSILNLLKQINEKLNITIILVTHEMEVVKQIAQKALLLEHGNIIGFDTTEELFLKPDIKMKEFLGEIEVVPNYGVNIKIYFPKDNAFQSFITKMARELDKDFNIVWGKLEEINGHIIGNMVINIEEKDKELVTNYIKEHDIVWEIL, from the coding sequence TTGATTAAAATTAAAAATTTAAACAAACATTATGGTGATATTAAAGTTTTAAATGATATTTCTATTGACATAAAAAAAGGTGAAATTTTTGCTATTGTTGGACATAGTGGTGCAGGAAAATCCACATTAATGCGTTGTATTAATGGCCTTGAAAATTATACTAATGGCTCACTAAAAGTTAATGATAAAGAGATTAAAGATTTACAAAAAAATGAATTAAGAGAATTTAGGAAAAATGTGGGAATGATATTTCAACATTTTTCATTGATTCAAAGGAAAACAGTATTTGAAAATATTGCTTTGCCAATGCAACTTTGGGGATATAAAAAAGAAGAGATTTTAAAAAAAGTAAATGATTTATTAGTGCTAGTTGGTTTAGAAAAAAAAATAGATTCTTATCCAAATCAATTAAGTGGAGGACAAAAGCAACGTGTTGCAATTGCTAGAGCTTTAACTTTAGATCCAGATATTTTACTCTCAGATGAAGCAACATCTGCTCTTGATCCAAATACTACAACATCAATTTTGAATCTATTAAAACAGATAAATGAAAAGCTAAATATAACTATTATTTTAGTTACACATGAAATGGAAGTTGTAAAACAAATTGCTCAAAAAGCTCTTTTGTTAGAACATGGAAATATTATTGGTTTTGATACAACAGAAGAGTTATTTTTAAAGCCTGATATAAAAATGAAAGAATTTCTAGGTGAAATAGAAGTTGTACCAAATTATGGAGTTAATATAAAAATCTATTTTCCAAAAGATAATGCTTTTCAATCTTTTATTACCAAAATGGCTAGGGAACTTGACAAGGATTTTAATATTGTGTGGGGAAAACTTGAAGAGATAAATGGTCATATTATTGGAAATATGGTTATAAATATTGAAGAAAAAGATAAAGAGTTAGTTACTAATTATATAAAAGAACATGATATTGTTTGGGAGATATTATAA
- a CDS encoding GGDEF domain-containing protein: MDHSFKFNPYEALKSILEITSYHTGDEFIEHTAIEIKKLFQADLVYITKAIDFNPTTKVKILYSTNDKVPNIIDLNGIPGKFVFDNKIIKINEHVKYNFLDLIEEKFESFYGIPITDGKGSCVGHIAIYSKLVRELPEEINDIALIYSRKIEREMRRIELEKENQIIRNQLQELTITDTLTSLFNRRYFGKVCSDVFAQVNRGSTQATLAYIDIDNFKSINDRFGHEGGDVVLKYFAEILLDNTRKGLDYVFRLGGEEFCIISIDNSLQYANEHMNRIMSVTSEKFLATRFGEITLSIGIVEFDKKYASYDEILSLADKKMYEAKKSGKNTIVK; the protein is encoded by the coding sequence ATGGATCATTCATTTAAATTTAATCCATATGAAGCTCTAAAATCGATACTTGAAATAACTTCTTACCATACAGGTGATGAATTTATAGAACATACAGCAATTGAAATTAAAAAATTATTTCAAGCTGATTTAGTTTATATTACAAAAGCAATAGATTTCAATCCTACAACAAAAGTAAAAATTTTATATTCTACAAATGACAAAGTTCCAAATATTATAGATTTAAATGGAATTCCAGGGAAATTTGTTTTTGATAATAAAATTATAAAAATAAATGAACATGTAAAATATAATTTTTTAGATTTAATAGAAGAAAAATTTGAAAGTTTTTATGGAATTCCCATAACTGATGGGAAAGGTAGTTGTGTAGGACATATAGCTATTTATTCTAAATTAGTTAGAGAATTACCGGAAGAAATAAATGATATTGCATTAATCTACTCAAGAAAGATTGAAAGAGAAATGCGAAGAATCGAGTTAGAAAAAGAAAATCAAATAATTAGAAATCAACTTCAAGAATTAACTATTACTGATACTTTAACTTCTTTGTTTAATAGAAGATATTTTGGAAAAGTTTGTTCTGATGTTTTTGCACAAGTAAATAGAGGTTCTACTCAAGCAACTTTAGCATATATTGATATAGACAACTTCAAAAGTATAAATGACCGATTTGGTCATGAAGGTGGAGATGTTGTACTAAAATATTTTGCAGAAATATTATTAGATAATACAAGAAAAGGTTTGGATTATGTATTTAGACTCGGTGGCGAAGAGTTTTGTATAATTAGCATCGATAACTCTCTTCAATATGCAAATGAACATATGAATAGAATCATGAGCGTAACTTCAGAAAAATTCTTAGCTACAAGATTTGGAGAGATCACTCTTAGTATTGGAATTGTAGAGTTTGATAAAAAATATGCTTCTTATGATGAGATTCTAAGCTTGGCTGATAAAAAAATGTATGAAGCTAAAAAAAGTGGTAAAAATACAATAGTAAAATAA
- a CDS encoding methionine ABC transporter permease — translation MTDILTTALGETIYMSFVSTFFAVIIGFFLAIILTLTSKDGLRENLKVYATLDVVINTLRSFPFIILMIILFPVTKFLIGKSIGTTAAIIPLTIGAAPFIARLIESAFKEVDFGVIQAAKSFGASDFQIIFKIMLVEALPSIISAITLTLITVIGFSAMAGAVGGGGLGDVAIKYGYYRFQTETMIYTVLILIILVQAVQSLGNYLYKITKK, via the coding sequence ATGACAGATATTTTAACTACAGCACTTGGCGAAACTATTTATATGTCATTTGTATCTACATTTTTTGCTGTTATAATTGGTTTCTTTTTAGCAATTATTTTAACACTTACTTCAAAAGATGGTTTAAGAGAAAACCTAAAAGTATATGCAACTTTAGATGTTGTTATTAATACTTTGCGATCTTTTCCTTTTATTATTTTAATGATAATTTTATTTCCTGTTACAAAATTTTTAATAGGTAAAAGTATTGGAACAACGGCTGCTATTATTCCTCTTACAATTGGAGCTGCACCATTTATTGCAAGATTAATTGAAAGTGCATTTAAAGAAGTAGATTTTGGAGTAATTCAAGCTGCAAAATCATTTGGAGCGAGTGATTTTCAAATCATATTTAAAATTATGTTAGTAGAAGCCCTTCCTTCTATCATCTCAGCAATTACCTTAACTTTGATTACAGTAATTGGATTTTCAGCAATGGCAGGTGCTGTTGGTGGCGGAGGATTGGGTGATGTTGCCATTAAATATGGTTATTATAGATTCCAAACAGAAACAATGATTTATACAGTATTAATCTTAATTATTTTGGTACAAGCTGTTCAAAGTTTGGGCAATTATTTATATAAAATTACAAAAAAATAA
- the hemC gene encoding hydroxymethylbilane synthase, giving the protein MEKLVIATRRSQLALWQSEYVKAKLQEHYPNMQIELQEFVTKGDKILDVPLAKIGGKGLFTKELEVAMLEGTAHLAVHSLKDVPTQFEDGLQLAAVTKRFDPRDALLSNKYSSIDELPIGAIVGTTSLRRRMAIKMLRPDIVLKDLRGNINTRIAKLNAGEYDAIILAATGIQKLQIENEVKYFNPISTDVMIPSMGQATLGIETTNDPKVLEIVKVLNDKDAHIESTIERSFVDTLQGGCQVPIGVKATIIDENSIRVQAIVGLPDGTEYISEDITASIKDYEKVGQKLAQNFIDQGAKELLDRAEKLAFK; this is encoded by the coding sequence ATGGAAAAATTAGTAATAGCAACAAGAAGAAGTCAATTAGCTCTTTGGCAAAGTGAATATGTAAAAGCAAAACTTCAAGAACACTATCCAAATATGCAAATTGAACTTCAAGAATTTGTAACAAAAGGTGATAAGATTTTAGATGTTCCACTAGCAAAAATTGGAGGGAAAGGTCTTTTTACAAAAGAACTTGAAGTTGCAATGCTTGAAGGAACTGCGCATTTAGCTGTTCACTCTTTAAAAGATGTACCAACTCAATTTGAAGATGGTTTACAACTTGCTGCTGTTACTAAAAGATTTGACCCAAGAGATGCACTTTTAAGTAATAAATATTCTTCAATAGATGAATTACCAATTGGTGCAATTGTTGGAACTACAAGTTTAAGACGAAGAATGGCTATAAAAATGCTAAGACCAGATATTGTTTTAAAAGATTTACGAGGGAATATCAATACTAGAATTGCTAAGTTAAATGCTGGTGAATATGATGCTATTATTTTAGCAGCTACTGGAATTCAAAAATTACAAATTGAAAATGAAGTTAAGTATTTTAATCCAATTTCAACAGATGTAATGATTCCATCAATGGGACAAGCAACACTTGGAATTGAAACAACAAATGACCCAAAAGTTTTAGAAATAGTAAAAGTTTTAAATGATAAAGATGCACATATAGAATCAACAATTGAACGAAGTTTTGTGGATACTTTACAAGGTGGTTGCCAAGTTCCGATTGGTGTAAAAGCAACAATTATTGATGAAAATTCAATCAGAGTTCAAGCTATTGTTGGACTTCCTGATGGAACTGAATATATTAGTGAAGATATAACAGCTAGTATAAAAGATTATGAAAAAGTTGGTCAGAAATTAGCTCAAAATTTTATTGACCAAGGTGCAAAAGAGTTGTTAGATAGAGCAGAGAAATTAGCTTTTAAATAA
- a CDS encoding MetQ/NlpA family ABC transporter substrate-binding protein: MLKNILKFALACVLTLGFSACNDSKEVKETKVEKKEIVIKVGATPVPHAEILEAVKPILKAKGYDLQIVEFTDYVTPNIAVNEGELDANFFQHLPYLEEFNKNKNTELVKTVNVHLEPMGLYSHKIKALSELADGATIAVPNDPTNESRALDILAKQGLLTFKNVPFKTVIDIVNNPKNLQIKELDAPQLPRVLDEVDAAIINTNYALPANLNPLSDAIVLESKDSPYSNIIVVKRGNENKDSIKALDEAINSEDIRTFIKEKYKGSIVEAF, encoded by the coding sequence ATGTTAAAAAATATTTTAAAATTTGCACTTGCATGTGTTTTGACACTTGGATTTAGTGCTTGTAATGATTCTAAAGAAGTTAAAGAAACAAAAGTTGAGAAAAAAGAGATAGTTATAAAAGTTGGAGCAACTCCAGTTCCCCATGCTGAAATATTAGAAGCTGTTAAACCTATATTAAAAGCAAAAGGTTATGATTTACAAATTGTAGAGTTTACAGATTATGTAACTCCAAATATTGCTGTAAATGAAGGTGAATTAGATGCAAATTTCTTCCAACATTTACCATACTTAGAAGAGTTTAACAAAAACAAAAATACAGAACTAGTAAAAACTGTAAATGTACATTTAGAACCAATGGGATTATATTCACATAAAATAAAAGCATTAAGTGAATTAGCAGATGGTGCAACAATTGCAGTTCCAAATGATCCAACAAATGAAAGTAGAGCTTTAGATATTTTAGCTAAACAAGGTCTTTTAACATTCAAAAATGTTCCATTTAAAACAGTAATTGATATTGTAAATAATCCAAAAAATCTACAAATCAAAGAGTTAGATGCACCTCAATTACCAAGAGTTTTAGATGAAGTTGATGCTGCAATTATTAATACAAACTATGCGCTACCTGCAAATTTAAATCCATTATCAGATGCAATAGTTTTAGAATCTAAAGACTCTCCTTATTCAAATATTATTGTAGTAAAAAGAGGAAATGAAAATAAAGATTCGATAAAAGCATTAGATGAAGCTATTAATTCAGAAGATATTAGAACATTTATTAAAGAAAAATATAAAGGTTCTATAGTAGAAGCTTTTTAA
- a CDS encoding DNA polymerase III subunit gamma/tau produces MSQEVLEKRVLALKYRPHRFEDLVGQSTVSQTLSLALDSDRLSHAYLFSGLRGSGKTSTARIMAKALLCSNGPTSKPCEVCPNCVSSNSNRHLDIIEMDAASNRGIDDIKDLIEHTKYKPSSARFKVFIIDEVHMLTTQAFNALLKTLEEPPGFVKFILATTDPLKLPATILSRTQHFRFNKIATSDVIHHLAHILNEENINYEKDALEILARTGQGSLRDTLTLLDQAIIFSKGRINTTSVVDMLGLIDPKLMDDIFSIILNKGDINQIIKDLESYEVSQICDEMTIYLKDKMLSRDTKFDLLLFDRFFRILSDAKHLLAINSDGGFVLILTFMKMIEATNLKTIDDIINQVEKIEVRKETPISKAVEKIVEKVVDVPIEKTEEKVIERVIEKIEEIKEVFVEPETKIEEVTPFDEVLIQSNTIMDLGIIDAIEVVDYSTPFDDLPMTPPTVIAKEIEIEKPREIAIEPIIEHQVQANIFEEIEIVPIEEVFEEEDDIQNELYEKLTAKVYDRDPDLGECFEKNFIFSGFENNKLYITSYAQDEDRKFLYKHFGIIKTFAQDIFGNDVELDFKKEEPSVLENQKVEIETQEKEEAFQEEISNDTGSMLEEIEMGSGCVADMHKSAVTQPSQQELQLNDILNSKMLDKAKELFDIKKITVKARS; encoded by the coding sequence ATGAGTCAAGAAGTTTTAGAAAAAAGAGTTTTAGCATTAAAATATAGACCTCATAGATTTGAAGATTTAGTTGGCCAAAGTACAGTTTCTCAAACTCTTTCATTAGCTTTGGATTCGGATAGATTATCACATGCTTATTTATTTTCAGGTCTTAGAGGAAGTGGAAAAACTTCAACTGCCAGAATTATGGCAAAAGCGCTTTTATGCTCAAATGGACCAACTTCAAAACCTTGTGAAGTTTGTCCAAATTGTGTAAGTTCAAACTCAAATAGACATCTTGATATTATTGAGATGGATGCTGCATCAAATCGTGGAATTGATGATATTAAAGATTTGATTGAACATACAAAATATAAACCAAGTAGCGCTAGATTTAAAGTATTTATAATCGATGAAGTTCATATGCTTACAACTCAGGCATTTAATGCTTTATTAAAAACTTTAGAAGAACCTCCTGGTTTTGTGAAGTTTATATTAGCTACTACTGACCCATTAAAATTACCAGCAACAATTCTTAGTAGAACTCAACATTTTAGATTTAATAAAATTGCGACTTCTGATGTAATTCATCATTTAGCTCATATATTAAATGAAGAAAATATAAATTATGAAAAAGATGCTTTGGAAATACTTGCAAGAACTGGACAAGGAAGTTTAAGAGATACTTTGACTTTACTTGACCAAGCTATTATTTTTTCTAAAGGAAGAATAAATACAACAAGTGTTGTTGATATGTTGGGATTAATTGACCCAAAACTTATGGATGATATTTTTTCAATTATTTTAAATAAAGGTGATATAAATCAAATAATTAAAGACTTAGAAAGTTATGAAGTTTCTCAAATTTGTGATGAAATGACTATTTATTTAAAAGATAAAATGCTCTCACGTGATACAAAATTTGACTTGCTTTTATTTGATAGATTTTTTAGAATTTTAAGTGATGCAAAACATTTACTTGCAATAAATAGTGATGGTGGTTTTGTTTTAATTTTAACTTTTATGAAAATGATTGAAGCTACAAATTTAAAAACTATTGATGATATTATAAATCAAGTTGAGAAAATTGAAGTTAGAAAAGAAACTCCTATTTCTAAAGCTGTTGAAAAAATAGTAGAAAAAGTTGTTGATGTTCCTATTGAAAAAACTGAAGAAAAAGTAATTGAAAGAGTTATTGAGAAAATAGAAGAGATAAAAGAAGTTTTTGTTGAACCTGAAACAAAAATAGAAGAAGTTACACCTTTTGATGAGGTATTAATCCAAAGTAATACTATTATGGATTTAGGAATCATTGATGCTATTGAAGTTGTTGATTATTCAACTCCATTTGATGATTTACCAATGACTCCTCCAACTGTTATTGCAAAAGAAATTGAAATTGAAAAACCAAGAGAGATTGCAATTGAGCCAATTATTGAACATCAAGTTCAAGCAAATATTTTTGAAGAGATAGAAATCGTTCCTATTGAAGAAGTATTTGAAGAGGAAGATGATATTCAAAATGAGTTATATGAAAAATTAACTGCAAAAGTTTATGATAGAGACCCTGATTTAGGTGAATGTTTTGAAAAAAACTTTATATTTAGTGGTTTTGAAAATAATAAACTATACATAACTTCTTATGCTCAAGATGAAGATAGAAAGTTTTTATATAAACATTTTGGAATAATAAAAACTTTTGCTCAAGATATTTTTGGAAATGATGTTGAGTTAGATTTCAAAAAGGAAGAACCCTCCGTACTAGAGAATCAAAAAGTAGAGATTGAAACTCAAGAAAAAGAAGAGGCATTTCAAGAAGAGATTTCAAATGATACAGGTTCAATGCTCGAAGAGATTGAAATGGGTTCAGGTTGTGTGGCTGATATGCATAAAAGTGCAGTTACTCAACCATCACAACAAGAGTTACAGTTGAATGATATTTTAAATTCAAAAATGCTTGATAAAGCGAAAGAGCTTTTTGATATAAAAAAGATTACAGTAAAAGCAAGAAGTTAA
- a CDS encoding toll/interleukin-1 receptor domain-containing protein: MNNIFSKSFISDNTYNKAVLINSSSFKLKYMIIKRFLIDFDFLIIHPDENYYFINKLYIDLFNKYILSQITHNKDKQEVSWDNDEHKDSVLNLANNLAENGIEPILDRYELRPRANAPYFMETALKESDKVLIIFTENYQTEAIGRRGGVGYEYSILNAEICKILRIIKNIYPY; this comes from the coding sequence TTGAATAATATATTTTCTAAATCTTTTATTTCTGATAATACATATAATAAAGCTGTTTTAATTAACTCATCATCCTTTAAATTAAAATATATGATTATCAAAAGATTTCTTATTGACTTTGATTTTTTAATTATTCATCCTGATGAAAATTATTACTTTATTAATAAGCTATATATTGATTTATTTAACAAATATATATTATCTCAAATAACTCATAATAAAGATAAGCAAGAAGTTTCTTGGGATAATGATGAACACAAAGATTCGGTATTAAATTTAGCAAATAACCTAGCTGAAAATGGTATAGAGCCTATATTAGATAGATATGAATTAAGACCAAGAGCTAATGCTCCGTATTTTATGGAAACAGCGTTAAAAGAATCAGATAAAGTACTTATTATATTTACTGAAAATTATCAAACAGAGGCAATAGGAAGACGTGGTGGAGTAGGATATGAATACTCAATACTAAATGCAGAAATTTGCAAAATATTACGGATAATAAAAAATATATACCCATATTGA
- the gdhA gene encoding NADP-specific glutamate dehydrogenase, translated as MPYLEEVFNYLKRTSPAQTEFYQAAEEVLYSLQPLLDKYPKYRKHKIIERIVEPERQIMFRVNWLDDNGEIQVNKGFRIEFNSALGPYKGGLRFHPSVNAGVIKFLGFEQIFKNALTGLQIGGGKGGSDFDPKGKSDNEIMRFCQAFMSELFRHIGANTDVPAGDIGVGGREIGYMFGMYKKLANRYEGVLTGKSLKWGGSLARTEATGYGCVYFAKYMLSARGETLEGKKCLVSGSGNVAIYTIEKLYHLGALPITCSDSKGMILDEEGIDLLLLKDLKENQRVSLSEYTKYRPKAVYTPVAQYPQGRNAVWSIPCFAAFPSATQNELNLEDAKVLLANGCVCVSEGANMPSTAKAVDLFVEAKIAYGPGKAANAGGVATSQLEMAQNASMVSWTFEEVDAKLAQIMKNIFDTASSTAAEFGQPTNLVLGANIAGFKKVADAMIEQGLV; from the coding sequence ATGCCATATTTAGAAGAAGTTTTTAACTATCTTAAAAGAACAAGTCCTGCACAAACAGAATTTTATCAAGCAGCGGAAGAAGTTTTATATTCACTGCAACCTTTGTTAGATAAATACCCAAAATATAGAAAACACAAAATTATTGAAAGAATTGTTGAACCGGAGAGACAAATTATGTTTAGAGTAAATTGGCTTGATGATAATGGTGAAATTCAAGTAAACAAAGGTTTTAGAATAGAGTTTAATTCTGCACTTGGACCATATAAAGGTGGATTAAGATTTCATCCAAGTGTAAATGCAGGAGTTATCAAATTTTTAGGATTTGAGCAAATATTTAAAAATGCACTAACAGGTCTTCAAATTGGTGGAGGAAAAGGTGGAAGTGATTTTGACCCAAAAGGAAAATCTGACAATGAAATCATGAGATTCTGTCAAGCATTTATGAGTGAATTATTTAGACACATTGGGGCAAATACTGATGTTCCTGCTGGGGATATTGGAGTAGGTGGTAGAGAAATTGGATATATGTTCGGTATGTACAAAAAACTTGCAAATAGATATGAAGGTGTATTAACTGGAAAATCATTAAAATGGGGTGGTTCACTAGCTAGAACGGAAGCCACTGGTTATGGGTGTGTTTATTTTGCTAAATATATGCTTTCTGCTCGTGGTGAAACATTAGAAGGTAAAAAATGTTTAGTTTCTGGTTCTGGAAATGTGGCAATTTATACAATTGAAAAATTATATCATTTAGGAGCATTACCAATTACATGTAGTGATTCAAAAGGTATGATATTAGATGAAGAAGGAATAGATTTACTTTTATTAAAAGATTTAAAAGAAAATCAAAGAGTAAGTTTAAGTGAATATACAAAATATAGACCAAAAGCTGTTTATACACCAGTTGCACAATATCCTCAAGGAAGAAATGCAGTTTGGTCAATTCCTTGTTTTGCAGCATTTCCAAGTGCAACACAAAATGAATTAAATTTAGAAGATGCAAAAGTTCTTCTTGCAAATGGTTGTGTTTGTGTGAGTGAAGGAGCAAATATGCCATCAACTGCAAAAGCTGTTGATTTATTTGTGGAAGCAAAAATTGCTTATGGACCTGGAAAAGCTGCAAATGCAGGTGGAGTAGCAACTAGTCAACTTGAAATGGCACAAAATGCTTCTATGGTTTCTTGGACTTTTGAAGAAGTTGATGCAAAATTAGCACAAATTATGAAAAATATTTTTGATACAGCAAGTTCAACAGCAGCTGAATTTGGACAACCTACAAATTTAGTTTTAGGAGCTAATATTGCTGGATTTAAAAAAGTAGCTGATGCTATGATTGAGCAAGGTTTAGTATAA
- a CDS encoding thioredoxin domain-containing protein, whose product MNKFSKILSISILLSSALYATSSDENVINFEQKRISQNPNVKIKNIKISTKKELPLKGWNGYILDVEATVQGKDINAKDILFSDGKYISLELIDSETGKSLKDLVTPNLTDNYHDKSKLIAGNHNAKDKIVIFSDPLCPFCKDYVPDVIKYVNKNSNNIALYYYHFPLMALHPAAAPLSKLIEIAKEKGIKDVEVKVYETDWEKYFDVKSVDETKILEAFNKEFNTSIKLEEISSSAINAVLEKDISMGEEVMVSGTPTIFVNKVKDSTKLKYETLGKK is encoded by the coding sequence ATGAATAAATTCTCAAAAATATTATCAATAAGTATTTTATTATCAAGTGCATTATATGCAACATCTAGTGATGAAAATGTTATTAACTTTGAGCAAAAAAGAATATCACAAAATCCAAATGTAAAAATTAAAAATATAAAAATAAGTACAAAAAAAGAGTTACCTTTAAAAGGTTGGAATGGTTATATCTTAGATGTTGAAGCAACAGTTCAAGGCAAAGATATAAATGCAAAAGATATTCTTTTCTCTGATGGAAAATATATATCTTTAGAATTAATTGATTCAGAAACTGGTAAATCTTTAAAAGATTTAGTAACTCCAAATTTAACTGATAATTATCATGATAAATCAAAACTAATTGCAGGTAATCATAATGCAAAAGATAAAATAGTAATTTTTTCTGATCCATTATGTCCATTTTGTAAAGATTATGTACCAGATGTTATAAAATATGTAAATAAAAATAGTAATAATATTGCTTTATATTATTATCATTTTCCATTAATGGCACTTCATCCAGCAGCAGCACCTTTATCAAAATTGATTGAAATTGCAAAAGAAAAAGGTATAAAAGATGTTGAAGTAAAAGTTTATGAAACAGATTGGGAAAAATATTTTGATGTTAAATCTGTAGATGAAACTAAAATTTTAGAAGCATTTAACAAAGAGTTTAATACAAGCATAAAATTAGAAGAGATTTCTTCTTCTGCTATAAATGCAGTTCTTGAAAAAGATATTTCAATGGGTGAAGAAGTTATGGTTTCTGGAACTCCTACAATATTTGTAAATAAAGTAAAAGATTCTACAAAACTTAAATATGAAACATTAGGTAAAAAATAA
- a CDS encoding hydrolase produces MRINVEDALFCLVDVQEKLYPHVVNKDEIEKNLITLVKGLKVLGVPFVVNEQYKKGIGETIPSLKELVEEYPHFEKTTFSCYKNEETIDAINATDKRVIIVAGIETHVCVLQTCIDLLEGGFEVVLVTDCCTSRKQKDTDMAITRLLQAGVIPTTYESLLFELTVNAKNPVFKEISGLVK; encoded by the coding sequence ATGAGAATAAATGTAGAAGACGCACTTTTTTGTTTAGTGGATGTTCAAGAAAAGTTATATCCACATGTTGTAAATAAAGATGAAATTGAGAAAAATTTAATCACATTAGTAAAAGGATTAAAAGTTCTTGGAGTTCCTTTTGTTGTGAATGAACAATATAAAAAAGGAATAGGGGAAACAATTCCTTCTTTAAAAGAATTAGTTGAAGAGTATCCTCATTTTGAGAAAACAACTTTTTCTTGTTATAAAAATGAAGAAACAATTGATGCTATAAATGCTACAGATAAAAGAGTTATAATAGTTGCAGGAATTGAAACACATGTTTGTGTTTTACAAACTTGTATAGATTTACTTGAAGGTGGATTTGAAGTTGTTTTAGTTACTGATTGTTGTACTTCAAGAAAACAAAAAGATACAGATATGGCAATAACAAGATTGCTTCAAGCAGGAGTAATTCCTACAACTTATGAATCTTTACTTTTTGAATTAACAGTAAATGCAAAAAATCCAGTTTTTAAAGAGATTTCAGGTTTAGTAAAATAA
- the murI gene encoding glutamate racemase, producing the protein MKVGVFDSGLGGLTVVSSIQKVFKGAELFYIADTAYAPYGEKTAEEILNRCDNITRYLLEKHGIEALIVACNTATSAAIKHLREKFPFLIVIGTEPGIKPAILNTKTSHVGVLATPATLKGDKYQLLVNELSNIKKVTLYEQACVGLVEQIEKGEINSPKTFDMLAKWLEPMKKNGVDTIVLGCTHYPLVDEVIKKVMGNDITLIETGNAIANRLKLLSEEIGHINEGKLEISVCFTGEINKQMIEKILENKNIEVRKCTI; encoded by the coding sequence TTGAAAGTAGGCGTGTTTGATTCTGGGCTTGGCGGATTGACTGTTGTTAGTTCAATTCAAAAAGTGTTTAAAGGTGCAGAACTTTTTTATATTGCTGATACAGCTTATGCTCCTTATGGGGAGAAAACAGCTGAAGAAATTCTAAATAGATGCGATAATATTACTAGATACCTTTTAGAAAAACATGGAATTGAAGCTTTGATTGTTGCTTGTAATACAGCAACTAGTGCTGCAATTAAACATTTAAGAGAAAAATTTCCTTTTTTAATAGTAATTGGAACAGAACCTGGAATCAAACCTGCTATTTTAAATACAAAAACTTCGCATGTTGGAGTATTGGCAACACCTGCAACTTTAAAAGGCGATAAATATCAACTTTTAGTAAATGAGTTATCAAATATAAAAAAGGTAACCCTTTATGAACAAGCTTGTGTCGGTTTAGTTGAACAAATAGAAAAAGGTGAAATAAACTCACCAAAAACTTTTGATATGTTAGCAAAATGGTTAGAACCTATGAAAAAAAATGGTGTTGATACTATTGTTTTAGGTTGTACTCACTATCCATTAGTTGATGAAGTTATAAAAAAAGTTATGGGAAATGATATAACTTTAATAGAAACAGGAAATGCAATTGCTAATAGATTAAAACTTTTAAGTGAAGAAATAGGGCATATAAACGAAGGAAAACTTGAAATAAGTGTTTGTTTTACGGGTGAAATAAATAAACAGATGATTGAAAAGATTTTAGAAAATAAAAATATAGAAGTTAGGAAGTGTACAATATGA